In Sphingomonas oryzagri, the genomic stretch CAGTCGCCAGGGCTATCAGGTCCGCACCGCCGCCAATGGCGAGGAGGCGCTGGAAATCCTGTCGCACGTGCCACCGGGCGAGAAGAGCAGCGGCTTCGACCTGCTGATTTCCGACGTGATGATGCCGACGATGGACGGCCCCACCATGGTCGCCCATGCGCGCGAGCGCTTCCCCGATCTGCCGATCCTGTTCATGTCGGGCTATGCCGAGGAGCAGTTGCGGAAGTCGATCAACCTCGACAACGTGTCCTTCCTGGCCAAGCCGTTTTCGGTGCAGCAGCTGGCCGAGGCTGCGCGCGACGCGCTCGCCCGCCATGCCAAGGCCGAAAAGGCGCGATAAGTGCTTGTCGGCCCACGGCTTCGGCGGCTAGGCGTTAACGCATGACGAGCCGCTCCATCCTGATCGTCGAGGACGAATCGCTGATCGCGATGATGCTCGAGGATTTCATCGACAGCCTCGGCCACGCCGTCGCCGGCACCGAGGATACGGTGGAGGGGGCGCTGGCGCAGACGGAGGCCGGGGGGTTCGATCTCGCCATCCTCGACGTGCACCTCCACGGCAAGGCCTGCTGGCCGGTGGCCGATGCGCTGGCCGATCGCGACATCCCGTTCATCCTCGCGACCGGTGGCCACACCGAGGAGCCGCCCGCCCGCCATGCGGCCGCGCCGGTGCTCTCCAAGCCCTTCACGCTGAACGGGATCGAGCAGGCGATCGACGCGGTCGGGTGACCATGCTTCCCTTGCTCCTGTCTCTTTTGGCGGCCGAACCGTTCGATGTCGCCGCGCATTCCGCGATCCTGTCCACGCATGCCGAGGGCGCGCAACTCTACGAATGCAAGGCGGCGGCCGACGGCGCGCTGCACTGGGTCTTCCGTGAGCCGATCGCCACGCTGATCGTCGACGGGCGGACCGTCGGCCGGCATTATGCGGGGCCGAAATGGGCGCTCGACGACGGCAGCGTCGTGCAGGGCAAGATGGTCGGGACGACGCCCGGCGCCACCGCCGCCGACATCCCCGAACTGAAGCTGCAGGTCGTCGATCGGCATGGCGATGGGCGATTGAAGGAGGCTGCGTTCGTGTACCGGCTTCATACGAAGGGCGGGGTGCTGGATGGTACCTGCGCCATGGCCGGCGCGTTGCAGTCGGCGCCCTATTCGGCGGATTACGTTTTCACCAAGTGACGGTGTTCCACTCTTGTTCCATGTGAACATACATGGTACATGGCTGCCCATCGAGGACGCGCATTGATGCCCGCGCGGTCCCGCTCTAACGATGGGAGGACTGGCAATGGCCGCATCACTCAAGGTTATCGGGGCAAGCGCGGATATGATCGACAAGCTGGCGGTTTCGGACAGGCAGAAGGCGCTCGACGCCGCACTGGCGCAGATCGATCGCGCCTTCGGCAAGGGCTCGGCGATGCGGTTGGGGTCCAAGGAAGCGATGCAGGTCGAGGCGATCTCGACCGGGTCGCTGGGTCTCGACATCGC encodes the following:
- a CDS encoding response regulator gives rise to the protein MTSRSILIVEDESLIAMMLEDFIDSLGHAVAGTEDTVEGALAQTEAGGFDLAILDVHLHGKACWPVADALADRDIPFILATGGHTEEPPARHAAAPVLSKPFTLNGIEQAIDAVG
- a CDS encoding DUF3455 domain-containing protein, producing MLPLLLSLLAAEPFDVAAHSAILSTHAEGAQLYECKAAADGALHWVFREPIATLIVDGRTVGRHYAGPKWALDDGSVVQGKMVGTTPGATAADIPELKLQVVDRHGDGRLKEAAFVYRLHTKGGVLDGTCAMAGALQSAPYSADYVFTK